Within the Nasonia vitripennis strain AsymCx chromosome 1 unlocalized genomic scaffold, Nvit_psr_1.1 chr1_random0013, whole genome shotgun sequence genome, the region CGGTATTCAATCTCGTGAGAATATCAAGCGCTGATGGTGGCAGTATGACTGAAGTATAGCTCGGTTTCAATTGTACATCATTGCATCGTAACACTGAATTTTTAccaacaaattttgttttctagTCACTTACTCTTTCCACCTTGTTCGATATCTTGACGATCGATTCCAGGTAACATGGACGCTGAGTAGCACTTGAAATGAGTGTTGAAGGATCGGCGAGATCCCCCCGGCATTCGCGAAATCATCGGAAACTGAAAATACACGTCATCTTCATAACATATATGATAAAAGAGACGCGCGTATTTAATAAAACAACGAAAACTCACCATCTTGAAGATTTGCAAGTGTTAAACTGTAGAGAAAATTTCCGTCGCTATAAATCTGTGGTATGCGGATTGCACTATTTGGATTCACGTGTTTACGACGATAGGCTCTTTGTGTATACTAAGTCACTGTAAGGCACTAGATGAATGTTACTGTGTTACTGAGCGGTCAGAGATCGATTGTGATTTTTCTCCTGACAAACTTCAGTTTCGTATAAGTGCTTAGAGGATCATCATCAGTGCTGTCCCCACTTAGACCAGGATCAGCTGTCCTCTCGTCGGAGTAGGGACAACACCGACAATCTTGATAACAATGTCTCCTTTCGTCTCCTTTCCTATTACCCTGCGATTTATTGCATAGATAAATTTCAAGAAGTCGAAATTATTGCACCAATGAAacttactatttttttttcgacgaagAGGGCAATGGTAAAAATGTTCACGTGGTTTTCTGgtatattaaaatttcgtgtatttattattttaaatgcgACTTATATAGAGTAGTCTATATGTGTCTATTGGCacgaatgaaaaaatatcCCTCACAGGGATGCATTACTTAAAAATAACAGAGACGTGTGACTGGATATAATTGTTATAAGAAGTAATAGTATGAGAGCATTTTTAACTCAGTTGCTTTATATATGGCTCTAAAATGGCACATTTTTAGAAACCTCCCTAACTCTCGTTTATTGTTTTTTGTGCTTTTGGAGATGCCGGAAAGCCGACTGAACGGTCAAAAAGTGGTTTGGGACACTGCTTTTCACATACTTGCattcaaaaagtttttgatAGCACCGAAAAATTATGAAAGATTTTAAAGATCTGTGGTACTTTGCTCAGAGAAACAGTGGGTACACGATCTTTCGTATTTTTTGGATTATCGAGAAAACATTGGTGTTACAAAGTACATTTTAGTCTAAAAAAATGCAGgtgcttttttcaatttcctaTTTTCAATAAGCTTTTCTCCTATATACATAGTATCTAAACTTTTACAATTGAAACACTGTTAACAGCAACttaaaacaatgaaaaaagcACTGCGCCGTATTAACAGTACGTGAAAATTTGCCTCATTGGCAAGTTTTGATGCGTTGAAAATACAATTTGATGCCATCAGCTGGAGCTAAAAACAAAGCTCGAACATTAAGTTCGGTTATGTGCTGTGGGTTTAACGACACTTCGTATTCACTCAAGATAGTGATCAAACCGACCATAGTTTCCAATTGACCGATGCGCATGCCTGCAGAAAAacataattttgttatttccgCAAATAATATTATGATATTGCAAAAGGCcatgaaaatttgtttaccaACGCACACCCTTGGCCCTTCTCCAAAGGGCATGTAAGTACACGGTTGAATTTCGTTCTTCCTTTCCTCGCTGAATCTGTCGGGATCGAACTTCGTCGGATTTGGATGGTAATGCGGGTCTTCGTGTAGACCGGCCTTTAACGCAGCGTAAACGGCAGTTCCTTTTTCAATGACTATATCAGTTCCTGGTAACTGTGGATCGAACGCAAagtttatttgtttttcatgcTCGAAGATATTGGCCGACGATGAATTTACGAGATAATAACGTTTTTTACCGATGAATCGTTATTTCGGAGCGGTGTTATCTCAAAGCAGGTGCGTTTCTTACCTTGTAATCTTCTGAAGCCAGCCTGTCAATCAGAGGTGCAGGCGGATACAATCTCAGGGTCTCCGAAATCACTTGACTTAAGTACGTCATCACCGCGACGTCTTCGTAAGCAAGTTGCCCGTCCTTGCACAATTTCTCTCGAATTTCCTCGCGTACTCTCCTCTGGATTTCCGGATGTTTGGCCAGTTCCAGAAGAGTAAATCCTATCGTTACAGCGCTAGTCTCGACTCCGGCGACTAGGAGTATGGCGGATTGGGCAACCAAGTGATCTCCTTCGAACTCTATATTGCGACGTACGCGTATGATTAAGTATTGTTCTTCCGGGCTCAGTAAACATTTTCAGAATACTTACTGAACTCCTGGCTTTGCTTTTCATTGCTGAGCTCCACCAGGAAGTCGATTATGTCTCCCCTTTTGATCCcggattcttttctctcgttcATTGACTCCCAGAAGGCGTTCCTGAAAAAATCGTTCGAATCGCCCAACATCGAGCCCATCAGGTAGTCGCTGATCTTCGGAAAGAAGAAGGTCGTGAGTATTTGCAGCGTGCGCACTAAACCTAGTTGAAATATCTTTCGACCTGCGAATAAAAGTACAGAGTGTCCCCATGTACATGTCACAAGTTAAATGTTGTAATACACTCACTGCGAAGATAAAATTCAGGCTCGGGTTCGACGTACGAGTTGGTTTTAATGCCAAAGGAGAACGAGCTGATGACGTCCGTGGTGTA harbors:
- the LOC100114436 gene encoding cytochrome P450 6k1, with translation MNFDLLSVLSYIVLLALSAFTLFYMYAKQKQTYWSKRGVYSPPCHWFYGHFRDAFLMKKSFPQAFGEMHNLVDSSIPVVGVYVMQKPFLLLRNPEVIKQVLIKDFNVFCNRYFAAQRKTDVIGSENLFSIKYAQWKYIRSKLSPAFSSGKLKRYFQLMLESAANTRNYLKSQIPDGEKVTIECRKLSNKYTTDVISSFSFGIKTNSYVEPEPEFYLRSRKIFQLGLVRTLQILTTFFFPKISDYLMGSMLGDSNDFFRNAFWESMNERKESGIKRGDIIDFLVELSNEKQSQEFKFEGDHLVAQSAILLVAGVETSAVTIGFTLLELAKHPEIQRRVREEIREKLCKDGQLAYEDVAVMTYLSQVISETLRLYPPAPLIDRLASEDYKLPGTDIVIEKGTAVYAALKAGLHEDPHYHPNPTKFDPDRFSEERKNEIQPCTYMPFGEGPRVCVGMRIGQLETMVGLITILSEYEVSLNPQHITELNVRALFLAPADGIKLYFQRIKTCQ